One stretch of Dehalobacter sp. DNA includes these proteins:
- a CDS encoding tyrosine-type recombinase/integrase has product MSIQSSNVYRWSKESDKKIKRAENKKLTYGEYYERFITSRKVLGVSEATINFYKWNLKALNLYLVNNGIHYINSITKEDIDDFIVNLQEIYENKITIHTYLRATRTFLKYAMESEYVPKFNIRLIKLERHIKEVYNDDEIIKLLKKPDLKKCSFSEYRDWVMVQYFLETGNRLNSVINIKVEDVGFPEHIVKLRKTKNRKQMFSPIAESFSKVLYEYIETWKLNREDYLFPNFERKQLTRNAIQNAISRYNKRRGVEKTSIHAFRHTFAKNYIIKGGNAFKLQLLLGHSGMEITRQYVNLYGNDLTNDFEKFSIIDEYSHKSRIKRK; this is encoded by the coding sequence ATGAGTATTCAAAGTTCAAATGTCTATCGATGGTCAAAGGAAAGCGATAAAAAAATTAAAAGGGCGGAAAATAAAAAACTGACATATGGTGAGTACTATGAAAGGTTTATTACTTCCAGGAAGGTTCTTGGAGTTTCAGAGGCCACAATAAACTTTTATAAATGGAATCTGAAGGCTTTAAACCTTTACTTAGTTAACAATGGTATTCACTATATTAATAGTATCACGAAGGAAGATATTGATGACTTTATTGTCAACCTTCAGGAAATATATGAAAACAAGATTACAATTCACACCTATCTGAGAGCAACAAGAACATTTTTGAAATATGCGATGGAATCAGAGTATGTACCAAAATTCAACATTCGGCTCATTAAGCTAGAGAGACATATCAAAGAAGTTTATAACGATGACGAAATAATCAAGCTGCTCAAGAAACCTGACTTAAAAAAATGTTCGTTTTCAGAATACCGTGATTGGGTGATGGTTCAATATTTTCTGGAAACTGGAAATAGACTAAATTCGGTGATTAATATTAAAGTGGAGGACGTGGGTTTTCCAGAACACATAGTCAAATTAAGAAAAACAAAAAACAGGAAGCAAATGTTTTCTCCCATTGCAGAATCATTTTCAAAAGTGCTATACGAATATATTGAGACTTGGAAGCTTAATCGTGAAGATTATTTGTTTCCGAACTTTGAACGAAAACAACTTACGAGAAACGCAATACAAAACGCTATATCACGTTACAACAAGAGAAGAGGGGTTGAAAAAACTTCGATTCATGCATTTAGACATACCTTTGCTAAAAATTATATTATAAAGGGTGGTAATGCCTTTAAATTACAGTTATTGTTAGGGCATTCTGGGATGGAGATAACCAGACAATATGTTAACCTTTACGGTAATGATTTGACTAACGATTTTGAAAAGTTTTCAATAATTGACGAGTACAGCCATAAAAGCAGGATAAAACGAAAATAA
- a CDS encoding TetR/AcrR family transcriptional regulator, with protein sequence MNTREKIILACEQLAIKNALGFSRLSMEELAKAAGVSKRTIYRHFVSKEDLFEATIDKVTDEIIARNLRLSDSKDINTIIVGALQNISYLINPQFLADLSHHYPMLWQKIDQIRQKKIDRLIDHLLVSSKLRLRVDSGIFKTSLLTAMSEILSPEFILKSGMSFEQVGLEFLNMFIFGAVEPLSNTKQEASLANLTELKVNLADEQNGQKLQKH encoded by the coding sequence GTGAATACCAGGGAAAAAATCATTCTAGCCTGTGAACAGCTAGCCATAAAAAATGCGCTGGGTTTTTCTCGTCTTTCTATGGAAGAGCTGGCTAAAGCGGCCGGAGTAAGCAAAAGGACGATTTATCGTCATTTTGTCAGCAAAGAAGACTTGTTTGAAGCAACGATTGATAAGGTAACGGATGAAATTATTGCCAGGAATTTGAGGCTTTCCGATTCAAAAGATATCAATACGATCATTGTCGGGGCCCTTCAGAATATTTCTTATCTGATCAATCCTCAGTTTTTAGCTGATTTAAGCCATCATTATCCGATGCTCTGGCAAAAAATTGACCAGATCCGTCAGAAAAAGATTGACAGGCTGATCGATCACCTTCTGGTCAGCAGTAAACTGCGTTTACGGGTAGATTCCGGGATTTTTAAGACATCACTGTTAACAGCGATGTCAGAGATTCTCAGTCCTGAGTTTATCCTGAAGAGCGGCATGTCTTTTGAACAGGTCGGATTGGAATTCCTGAATATGTTCATTTTCGGGGCCGTTGAACCGTTAAGCAATACAAAGCAGGAAGCAAGTTTAGCTAATTTGACAGAACTGAAAGTAAATTTGGCTGATGAGCAGAACGGGCAAAAGCTGCAGAAACATTAA
- a CDS encoding ABC transporter permease produces MGRIQAVLYKEFLHIRRDRLTLGLVFMLPLIQLLLFGYAIQTEVKHIPTVVFDQSLSGESRDLLEAFSASGYYDVLYAANSFQEVNDMIDSGKAKVGIVFPPGFANNVQKGESASVQVIVDASDNMVANQAMATANSIGLLKSQEIITQKLHIDLTNPPYDIRVRAWYNPDGITAYYMVPGILGIVVTLSMVMMTSMSLVREREKGTLEQLIVTPIKSYELMIGKIIPYIFLGYIQITVALLVGVLVFGVPIKGSLLELYGLTLFFITASLGLGIMISNIARNQMQAFQMSFFIMLPSIMLSGFLFPRDAMPRIIYYLSDVIPLTYYLDIIRGIVLKGIGFSYLVSQVICLILFSVLFLTISILKFKKKIV; encoded by the coding sequence ATGGGAAGAATTCAGGCTGTTCTTTATAAGGAATTCCTACATATTCGCAGAGATAGGCTGACGCTGGGACTGGTGTTTATGCTTCCTCTAATTCAGCTGCTTCTTTTTGGTTATGCGATCCAAACGGAAGTCAAACATATTCCAACGGTGGTATTTGATCAGTCCCTAAGCGGGGAGAGTAGAGATTTACTGGAGGCTTTCAGCGCTTCGGGGTATTATGACGTCCTTTATGCGGCCAACAGTTTTCAGGAAGTGAATGATATGATAGACAGCGGCAAGGCAAAGGTCGGAATCGTGTTTCCGCCTGGTTTTGCTAATAATGTGCAAAAGGGCGAATCCGCCTCTGTCCAGGTGATTGTCGATGCGAGCGATAATATGGTTGCGAACCAGGCTATGGCGACAGCTAATTCCATCGGCCTGCTGAAATCACAGGAAATCATTACCCAGAAATTGCATATCGATCTGACCAATCCGCCGTACGACATCCGAGTACGGGCCTGGTATAATCCAGATGGAATCACTGCTTATTATATGGTGCCCGGGATCCTGGGAATTGTTGTGACACTTTCCATGGTGATGATGACATCGATGTCCCTGGTCCGGGAGAGGGAAAAGGGAACGCTCGAGCAGCTTATCGTTACGCCGATCAAGTCGTATGAGCTGATGATCGGAAAAATCATTCCTTATATCTTTCTGGGCTATATTCAGATTACCGTTGCCCTACTGGTCGGGGTCCTGGTGTTTGGAGTACCGATCAAAGGAAGTCTGCTGGAACTATATGGTTTAACATTGTTTTTTATTACTGCATCCCTGGGCCTGGGGATTATGATATCCAATATCGCCAGAAATCAAATGCAGGCCTTCCAGATGTCCTTTTTTATCATGCTTCCGAGTATTATGCTTTCGGGTTTTCTTTTCCCGCGGGACGCCATGCCCAGGATCATTTACTATCTCAGCGATGTGATTCCGCTGACATATTACCTGGACATCATCAGAGGAATTGTTCTGAAAGGAATTGGTTTCTCCTACCTGGTCAGCCAGGTCATTTGCCTGATTTTATTTTCAGTGTTGTTTCTTACGATCAGTATTCTGAAGTTTAAGAAGAAAATTGTCTGA
- a CDS encoding ABC transporter ATP-binding protein produces the protein MENVIITEGLTKKFGDFTAVDNVSLQVRRGEIFGFLGPNGAGKSTTIRMLCGILEPTGGSAAVLGYDLRKEAEKIKQNIGYMSQKFSLYDDLTVKENLKFYAGLYGIPRKNLSGRMDEMIAMADLTGRENELAGNLSGGWKQRLALGCAIIAKPPLLFLDEPTSGVSPTSRRRFFQIIKKMTNEGTTVMVTTHFMDEAERCHRAAFISGGKIIAVDSPDQLKKKTIQGCMVELNLKDGMQRVKEIGKIPYVKECTVHGALLHVLLTGADDVSQLEQDLDCEPQIIMPSLEDVFVTLAKQQRTSGYAE, from the coding sequence ATGGAAAATGTGATTATTACCGAAGGCCTGACAAAAAAATTTGGTGACTTTACCGCGGTTGACAACGTCTCGCTTCAGGTCAGAAGAGGGGAGATTTTTGGGTTTCTAGGTCCGAATGGCGCAGGCAAATCGACGACAATCCGGATGCTCTGCGGCATTTTGGAACCAACCGGGGGCTCGGCGGCAGTCCTGGGTTATGATCTCCGGAAGGAAGCCGAAAAAATTAAACAAAACATTGGCTACATGTCGCAAAAATTCAGCCTCTATGATGATCTGACAGTGAAAGAAAATTTAAAGTTCTATGCAGGCTTATATGGAATTCCACGCAAAAATTTATCCGGGAGAATGGATGAAATGATTGCGATGGCCGATCTGACAGGAAGGGAAAATGAACTTGCCGGTAACTTAAGCGGGGGCTGGAAGCAGCGGCTTGCCTTGGGATGCGCTATCATTGCCAAACCGCCGCTGCTTTTCCTGGATGAACCGACCAGCGGGGTTAGCCCGACCAGCCGCAGAAGGTTCTTTCAGATCATAAAAAAAATGACAAATGAGGGAACCACGGTCATGGTAACAACCCACTTTATGGATGAAGCAGAACGCTGTCATCGAGCCGCGTTTATCTCCGGCGGGAAAATTATAGCGGTGGATAGTCCGGATCAACTCAAAAAGAAAACAATTCAAGGCTGCATGGTTGAGCTAAATCTCAAGGATGGTATGCAGCGCGTAAAGGAAATTGGAAAAATACCTTATGTTAAGGAATGTACGGTCCACGGAGCACTCCTTCACGTTCTGCTGACAGGAGCAGACGATGTTTCACAGCTGGAGCAGGACTTGGATTGCGAACCTCAAATCATTATGCCCTCCCTGGAAGATGTTTTTGTAACTTTGGCCAAACAGCAAAGAACCTCGGGATACGCCGAATAG
- a CDS encoding ABC transporter ATP-binding protein encodes MIKVNQLSKKFGSLLAVNDVNLNVNTGEIFGLIGPDGAGKTTLIRLICGLLTPDAGEVRVLGTTDREREKGKDADARNFGYMPQRFSLYGDLTVMENLLFFGSMYSLKKEVIIQRSEEILEITNLVAFKKRFADQLSGGMKQKLALTCALVTRPELLILDEPTYGVDPEFRKEFWKILYQLNQEGMTILVSTPYMDEAELCTRVAFMNEGSVHALDTPVGLKGKFPYQVWEVMADTKEPWLFGEADGILDYSLFGDKYRLIIDKNAEAEALIKQTLTAKGCTLGRLQKTAPSIEDVFVIMAGGK; translated from the coding sequence ATGATTAAGGTAAATCAGCTGTCTAAAAAATTTGGATCTTTGCTGGCCGTTAACGATGTGAATCTGAACGTCAACACGGGAGAAATTTTTGGTTTAATTGGTCCGGACGGAGCAGGCAAAACGACGCTCATCCGGCTTATCTGCGGACTGCTGACCCCGGATGCCGGTGAAGTGAGGGTTTTGGGCACCACGGATAGAGAACGGGAAAAAGGAAAAGACGCCGATGCCAGAAATTTTGGTTATATGCCTCAGCGTTTCAGCCTCTATGGCGACCTTACGGTTATGGAGAACTTACTTTTTTTCGGATCGATGTATAGCCTTAAAAAAGAAGTCATTATCCAGCGTTCGGAAGAGATTCTGGAAATTACCAATCTCGTTGCGTTTAAAAAAAGATTTGCGGATCAACTTTCCGGCGGAATGAAGCAAAAACTGGCACTGACCTGCGCGCTTGTCACCAGGCCGGAACTGTTGATTCTCGATGAACCGACCTATGGTGTCGATCCGGAGTTCCGTAAAGAGTTTTGGAAGATTTTATATCAGTTGAACCAGGAAGGAATGACCATTCTGGTGTCTACCCCATATATGGATGAAGCGGAACTTTGTACCCGAGTAGCGTTCATGAATGAGGGAAGCGTTCATGCGCTGGATACGCCGGTGGGCCTGAAGGGAAAATTTCCTTATCAGGTCTGGGAGGTTATGGCCGATACAAAAGAACCCTGGTTGTTTGGGGAAGCAGATGGAATTCTGGATTATTCCCTGTTTGGAGATAAGTACCGTTTGATCATAGACAAGAACGCCGAAGCGGAAGCCTTAATCAAACAGACCCTTACGGCGAAGGGCTGTACTCTCGGCAGGCTGCAAAAAACAGCTCCATCCATTGAAGATGTTTTTGTCATCATGGCAGGAGGTAAATAG
- a CDS encoding efflux RND transporter periplasmic adaptor subunit, with amino-acid sequence MAKKKKIVAAIIAAVVLLSGYLGWEYFYASNDRMVEASGTIEATTVDLRVMIAGKVQNFQGKSGDKVKKADIIAEIQRNDLTAQLERDKLNVAIAQNNLDALPSGSSDHIIITAEDQVKMMQTVVKVTEAQLADLQIKSPIDGTIQTQNYEIGEYVTAGSTLATVVNLDQVWINVYIPTDDLPFIELGGRADFTISGLDRVFTGTIAEIASQGEFTPKTIQTKRERANIVYKVKIAVDNSEGLLKPGMPADVMIKKVETADD; translated from the coding sequence ATGGCGAAAAAAAAGAAAATTGTGGCAGCCATTATTGCTGCAGTTGTATTGCTTTCAGGCTACCTGGGGTGGGAGTATTTTTATGCTTCCAATGACAGGATGGTTGAGGCATCCGGGACGATTGAAGCTACCACCGTGGACTTGCGTGTAATGATCGCCGGCAAGGTTCAGAATTTTCAGGGGAAATCCGGGGACAAGGTCAAAAAAGCGGATATCATTGCCGAGATACAGCGTAATGATCTGACAGCGCAGCTGGAAAGAGACAAACTGAATGTTGCAATTGCACAAAACAATCTGGATGCTTTGCCGTCGGGAAGCAGTGACCATATCATTATAACTGCCGAAGATCAGGTAAAGATGATGCAAACTGTTGTCAAAGTAACGGAAGCCCAGTTGGCTGATCTGCAGATAAAATCCCCGATTGACGGGACCATTCAAACCCAAAATTATGAAATTGGTGAATATGTCACGGCCGGATCGACGTTGGCCACGGTTGTTAATCTGGACCAGGTCTGGATTAACGTATATATACCGACAGATGACCTGCCTTTTATAGAATTAGGAGGGAGAGCGGATTTCACGATCAGTGGTCTAGACAGGGTATTTACAGGCACGATTGCAGAAATTGCCAGCCAGGGAGAATTTACCCCCAAAACGATTCAAACCAAAAGAGAAAGGGCCAATATTGTCTACAAAGTCAAAATTGCAGTGGACAATTCCGAAGGATTATTGAAACCGGGCATGCCGGCAGATGTTATGATCAAGAAGGTAGAGACGGCCGATGATTAA
- a CDS encoding CotH kinase family protein: MDKKFTGVVAALLTVCTLTTAYAALSYKQGDSANVRLNTEKTGKGSSSAESVYSAYTERFFDPDKVIEIRISIPEADYQDMLQNPAEEEYKEAQVVINGVKTKNVGIRTKGNSSLNSVLRSNSDRYSLKIDFDHYIEGQSLSGLTKLNLNNGWGDASCMREYLSYSLLKEMDVPVPAYCYANLYINDHPAGLYLAVEGVEEAYAERYFGQDHGTLYKPYGDRGEGNDLVYSDDNIESYSGLQAVTALKEGSNEALVKMIKALDEGGNLETYLNIDEILRYFAVNTILVNMDSYQGQFTHNYYLYEEDGVFSFLPWDYNLSFGGFGGGTALSIDQPVSGTTLDQRPLLGKLLEVQAYKDVYHQYMKAFIQGPFALEKMTAKIEKTADLIRPYVTSDPTKFYTLEQFEQAIGEGSSQEPITDSKTTSRGGFGAGKNMPGSGNLIGLATFIRDRIDNVSKQLSGELPSSGTTEDAAGENAGGLQPPPTRQGQQAQWGQRAEQGLQGIHPDIRQDQSGMQPPGNMPEGMDYKQKMPGMNWQEAPGQDPNNRWINRREDYLIGGAAFVLMILSLAILKKRNKHSI, translated from the coding sequence ATGGACAAAAAATTTACAGGGGTGGTTGCGGCCCTGCTTACAGTATGCACCTTAACGACCGCCTATGCGGCACTGTCTTACAAGCAGGGAGATAGTGCCAATGTCCGTTTGAACACTGAAAAAACAGGAAAAGGCAGCTCCTCTGCAGAGTCTGTTTATTCCGCTTATACGGAACGTTTCTTCGATCCGGACAAAGTCATTGAAATTCGCATTTCAATCCCTGAGGCGGATTATCAGGACATGCTGCAAAATCCTGCAGAGGAAGAATATAAAGAGGCTCAGGTTGTGATCAATGGCGTTAAGACAAAAAATGTCGGAATCCGTACCAAAGGCAATTCCAGTCTTAATTCAGTCCTGAGAAGCAATTCCGACCGCTATAGCCTCAAAATTGATTTTGATCATTATATTGAAGGGCAAAGCCTCTCGGGACTGACCAAACTGAATTTGAATAATGGCTGGGGTGATGCGTCCTGCATGCGGGAATATCTATCCTACTCACTGCTGAAAGAGATGGACGTTCCTGTTCCTGCTTATTGCTACGCGAACCTTTATATCAATGATCATCCAGCAGGTTTGTATCTGGCAGTTGAGGGCGTTGAAGAAGCATATGCGGAAAGGTACTTTGGCCAGGACCATGGGACACTCTATAAACCGTATGGCGATCGGGGTGAAGGAAACGATCTGGTTTACAGTGATGACAATATTGAATCCTACAGCGGCCTGCAAGCTGTGACCGCCTTGAAAGAAGGCAGCAATGAGGCTTTAGTCAAGATGATCAAAGCACTGGATGAAGGCGGGAATTTAGAAACGTACCTAAATATTGACGAGATCCTGCGATATTTTGCAGTTAACACCATACTAGTCAATATGGACAGCTATCAGGGACAGTTTACCCACAATTATTATTTATATGAGGAGGACGGTGTATTCAGTTTCCTCCCCTGGGATTATAATTTGTCCTTTGGTGGATTTGGCGGAGGTACTGCGCTGTCGATTGATCAGCCGGTTTCCGGAACGACATTAGACCAGCGCCCACTGCTGGGCAAACTACTCGAAGTACAGGCGTATAAGGATGTCTATCACCAATACATGAAAGCATTTATCCAAGGGCCTTTTGCTTTGGAGAAAATGACGGCTAAAATCGAGAAAACCGCTGATCTGATTAGACCTTATGTCACAAGTGACCCAACAAAGTTCTATACGCTGGAACAATTTGAACAAGCAATCGGCGAAGGCTCTTCTCAGGAACCTATAACAGACAGTAAGACCACATCCCGAGGCGGCTTTGGGGCTGGAAAGAATATGCCGGGAAGCGGAAATTTGATAGGACTGGCTACATTTATTCGTGACCGGATTGATAATGTCTCCAAACAGCTAAGCGGGGAACTGCCTTCATCGGGAACAACAGAGGATGCGGCCGGTGAAAATGCAGGTGGGCTACAGCCGCCGCCGACAAGACAGGGACAACAGGCGCAATGGGGACAACGGGCAGAGCAAGGGCTGCAGGGAATACATCCTGATATAAGACAAGATCAGTCAGGCATGCAGCCACCGGGAAATATGCCAGAAGGAATGGATTATAAGCAAAAGATGCCGGGCATGAATTGGCAGGAAGCGCCCGGTCAGGATCCTAATAATAGATGGATAAACCGTCGAGAAGATTATCTTATTGGCGGTGCGGCATTCGTGCTTATGATTTTAAGTCTGGCTATCCTGAAAAAAAGAAACAAACATTCGATCTAA
- a CDS encoding DUF4956 domain-containing protein: MDATTSAVTTDQTFTFADIFKNSFLENAVTNFSIVDVAITLLISFLLGLFIYAVYKKTFNGVMYSRNFNVSLVGMAMITTLIIMGVTSNIVLSLGMVGALSIVRFRSAIKDPMDIIFIFWAIAAGIVSGAGQYLLAISGSIVIGIMLIIFTSKTTNEIPYMVVVNCSNSEAEKMLLTKLVEHVKRMKIKSKAVRGGQGIELTIEVRLRVDNTDFVNALAAIEGVNDVVLVSYNGELAV; encoded by the coding sequence ATGGATGCAACAACCAGTGCGGTTACTACAGATCAAACATTTACCTTTGCAGATATTTTTAAAAACAGTTTTCTCGAAAACGCAGTCACAAATTTTTCTATTGTTGATGTGGCGATTACGTTGCTAATTTCTTTTCTACTCGGACTGTTTATCTATGCGGTGTATAAGAAGACGTTCAATGGGGTCATGTATTCCAGGAACTTTAATGTTTCTCTAGTAGGTATGGCGATGATTACCACACTCATTATCATGGGTGTCACATCTAACATCGTTCTTTCTCTCGGTATGGTCGGAGCTTTAAGTATCGTACGTTTCAGATCAGCGATCAAAGACCCAATGGACATCATCTTTATCTTCTGGGCTATCGCAGCGGGAATCGTCAGTGGTGCCGGGCAGTATCTGCTTGCCATTAGCGGGTCGATTGTCATCGGAATCATGCTGATCATTTTTACAAGTAAAACAACCAATGAAATTCCCTATATGGTGGTTGTAAACTGCAGTAATAGCGAGGCAGAAAAAATGCTGCTAACAAAGCTGGTGGAGCATGTCAAAAGAATGAAAATTAAATCAAAAGCGGTTCGCGGCGGACAGGGAATCGAACTTACCATTGAAGTGCGATTAAGAGTTGACAATACGGATTTTGTTAATGCCTTGGCAGCTATAGAAGGTGTAAATGATGTCGTCCTGGTAAGTTATAACGGAGAGCTTGCAGTATAA
- a CDS encoding polyphosphate polymerase domain-containing protein, which translates to MSKYRQEIKMSINNFDRVVLVNRLNRVLPKDKHTGSEGFYTVRSLYFDDINDTALLEKLIGVKYREKFRIRTYDHSTAIIRLEKKVKNDGSGFKESAILTEEGCQDLINGDYQFLRNRPEAVCRHLYTKMRTGLFKPKTIVEYRRQAYIWEPGRVRITIDSDVKTGFAATSFLDFTTPLANALASNTAILEIKYDCYLPSHIANLIQLDSRQKAAISKYVICRKYG; encoded by the coding sequence GTGAGCAAATATCGGCAGGAAATTAAAATGAGCATCAATAACTTCGACAGAGTAGTACTGGTCAACCGTTTGAATAGGGTGCTTCCTAAGGACAAACATACCGGGTCGGAAGGATTTTATACCGTTAGAAGTCTCTACTTTGATGATATTAATGATACGGCATTATTGGAGAAGTTGATAGGGGTTAAATATCGGGAAAAATTCAGAATTAGAACATATGATCATTCCACCGCAATCATCCGGCTTGAGAAGAAGGTCAAGAACGATGGGTCAGGCTTTAAAGAGAGTGCGATTTTGACCGAAGAGGGATGTCAAGACTTAATCAACGGTGACTATCAATTTTTACGAAATCGTCCGGAAGCTGTATGCCGGCACCTTTATACAAAAATGAGAACCGGTCTGTTTAAGCCGAAAACAATTGTAGAGTACCGGCGTCAGGCCTATATATGGGAGCCGGGTAGAGTAAGAATCACAATTGACAGTGATGTAAAAACCGGATTCGCCGCGACCAGCTTTTTAGATTTCACCACCCCGCTGGCCAATGCTTTAGCGAGCAATACGGCAATTCTGGAAATCAAATATGACTGTTACCTGCCTAGCCATATTGCGAACCTGATTCAATTGGACAGCAGACAGAAGGCAGCGATCTCAAAGTATGTTATATGTCGAAAATACGGATAA
- a CDS encoding CapA family protein has translation MLRKRWLPVFAAVVLLLSLTVWEKTKTPLASESTELMPAAESATSESDSSETAASEPEAAESTQMKLTLLGDIMCHPTQYEAAQTSGGYDFNPSFEEIGKDTRLADLTIANLETTLAGKEMTYSGYPSFNTPEQMADAVRNTLGVDVVSSANNHSLDRNFSGLSQTINFLDQYGLKHTGTYQTAEDSQEILIQEISGLRIAFLSYTYGTNGVTLPEGKAFAVNYLDREKILTDAKMARTLGADLIIASLHWGTEYATKPSTEQVSLATWIFENTEVDIIAGNHVHAVQPITFLQVKSKTTGKEKEGLVIYAQGNFISDQKTDTANMGIMVDIFLDIRSAKKPVITHVAYYPTWVDETPGAGPKTYRVLNVTKALADYQSRQDPLLNSADYAEMLAYVSQIKQTIPSGNKIRFANE, from the coding sequence ATGTTAAGAAAACGTTGGCTTCCTGTATTTGCAGCGGTGGTCTTACTTCTTAGTCTTACCGTTTGGGAAAAAACCAAGACGCCGCTGGCTTCTGAATCCACAGAATTGATGCCTGCCGCCGAAAGTGCTACTTCTGAAAGCGATTCGTCAGAGACTGCTGCTTCTGAACCTGAGGCTGCTGAATCTACGCAAATGAAACTTACGCTGCTTGGGGATATCATGTGCCACCCAACACAGTACGAAGCCGCCCAGACAAGCGGAGGCTATGATTTCAACCCTTCTTTTGAAGAAATCGGAAAAGATACAAGGCTCGCGGACCTAACAATCGCCAATCTTGAAACGACCTTGGCCGGCAAGGAGATGACTTACAGCGGTTATCCTTCTTTTAATACTCCGGAACAAATGGCTGATGCTGTCCGGAATACACTTGGTGTGGATGTTGTCTCTAGCGCCAATAATCACTCTTTAGATCGGAATTTTTCGGGCTTAAGCCAGACGATTAATTTTCTGGATCAATATGGTCTGAAACACACCGGAACTTATCAGACCGCCGAAGACAGTCAGGAAATTTTGATCCAGGAAATTTCCGGCCTGCGTATCGCTTTCTTAAGCTATACCTATGGCACCAATGGGGTTACCCTGCCTGAAGGTAAAGCTTTTGCCGTGAATTATCTGGACCGGGAAAAAATTCTTACCGATGCTAAGATGGCACGAACCCTGGGAGCAGATTTAATTATCGCTTCTTTGCACTGGGGAACGGAGTATGCCACAAAACCGTCCACTGAACAGGTCAGTCTGGCCACCTGGATTTTTGAAAATACGGAGGTTGACATCATTGCGGGCAATCATGTCCATGCTGTCCAACCGATCACCTTCCTCCAAGTAAAAAGCAAGACCACTGGCAAAGAAAAAGAAGGATTGGTGATCTATGCCCAGGGAAATTTTATCTCTGATCAGAAAACAGATACGGCGAATATGGGTATTATGGTTGATATCTTTCTGGATATCCGTTCTGCTAAAAAACCAGTTATTACGCATGTTGCGTACTATCCGACCTGGGTTGATGAAACTCCGGGAGCCGGTCCTAAGACATATCGCGTCTTAAATGTGACAAAGGCCCTGGCCGATTATCAGTCAAGGCAGGACCCGCTGCTGAACAGCGCAGATTATGCGGAAATGCTCGCCTATGTATCTCAAATTAAGCAAACTATCCCTTCTGGAAATAAGATTCGCTTCGCCAACGAATAA